Proteins encoded by one window of Brevibacterium atlanticum:
- a CDS encoding DapH/DapD/GlmU-related protein: protein MDTADLLNALNAGETITGGSPLHEVMHRSSQRALRITAEINGEYHEPDEVRALLAELTGRPIDKSVMLFPPFRTDFGQNITIGQRVFINSGCSFQDQGGITIGDDSLIGHNTVLATLNHGMEPDRRADMHPDPIVIGRNVWIGSNVTVLPGITIGDDAVVAAAAVVTRDVPAGTVVVGSPAHVVRTVGE, encoded by the coding sequence GTGGACACAGCTGATCTACTGAACGCGCTCAATGCCGGAGAGACGATCACGGGCGGCTCGCCCCTGCATGAGGTGATGCACCGCAGCAGTCAGAGAGCTCTGCGGATCACGGCCGAGATCAACGGTGAGTATCACGAACCTGATGAGGTTCGGGCCCTGTTGGCGGAGCTGACCGGTCGGCCGATCGATAAGTCCGTGATGCTGTTCCCGCCGTTTCGCACAGACTTCGGGCAGAACATCACCATCGGTCAGCGGGTGTTCATCAATTCCGGGTGCAGCTTCCAAGACCAGGGCGGCATCACGATCGGTGATGACTCCCTCATCGGGCACAACACCGTCCTCGCCACCCTCAACCACGGAATGGAACCGGACCGTCGCGCCGATATGCACCCGGACCCCATCGTCATCGGCCGCAATGTCTGGATCGGGTCGAATGTGACGGTCCTGCCGGGGATCACCATCGGCGACGATGCGGTCGTCGCCGCGGCAGCAGTGGTGACCCGGGATGTTCCCGCCGGCACCGTCGTGGTCGGATCACCGGCACACGTCGTGCGCACCGTGGGTGAGTGA
- a CDS encoding zinc-dependent alcohol dehydrogenase family protein, translating to MRGIIMHGPGDVRVEDRPDPEIQEPTDAIIRIVAACVCGSDLWPYRGADTPDGLLMGHEYVGIVEEVGGEVRTVKPGDFVVGSFVISDNTCPICAAGYQSRCVNGTFVDGSIGTQAEFARIPFADGTLVATPGQPDDDLIPSLLAASDVLGTGWFAADAAEAGPGKSVAVIGDGAVGLMGVLAAKQMGAETIIAMSRHADRQNLARDFGATHIVEERSDDGVSKIKELTGGLGVDSAIEAVGSQESMMQAIRSTRPGGHVGYVGVSHDVELPGGELFFGLVHLHGGPAPVRRFLPDLIDLIWNRRIEPGKVFDKAMSLDDAAAAYAAMDSREAIKVLLRP from the coding sequence ATGCGTGGAATCATCATGCACGGACCCGGCGATGTGCGGGTCGAGGATCGACCCGATCCCGAGATCCAAGAGCCCACCGACGCCATCATCCGCATCGTGGCCGCCTGCGTCTGCGGATCCGACCTCTGGCCCTATCGCGGCGCGGACACACCTGACGGTCTGCTTATGGGGCACGAATACGTCGGCATCGTCGAGGAGGTCGGCGGTGAGGTCCGCACTGTGAAGCCCGGAGACTTCGTCGTCGGATCATTCGTCATCTCCGACAATACCTGCCCGATCTGCGCCGCCGGCTATCAGTCGCGGTGCGTCAACGGGACATTCGTGGACGGAAGCATCGGCACTCAGGCCGAATTCGCTCGCATCCCCTTCGCCGACGGCACGTTGGTCGCCACTCCGGGTCAACCCGATGACGACCTCATCCCCTCGCTGCTCGCCGCCTCCGATGTGCTGGGCACCGGGTGGTTCGCAGCCGATGCCGCCGAGGCGGGGCCCGGGAAGTCAGTCGCCGTCATCGGCGATGGCGCCGTCGGTCTCATGGGTGTTCTCGCTGCGAAGCAGATGGGTGCGGAGACGATCATCGCGATGAGTCGGCACGCGGATCGGCAGAATCTTGCCAGGGATTTCGGTGCCACTCACATCGTGGAGGAGCGCAGCGACGACGGTGTGTCCAAGATCAAGGAGCTCACCGGCGGACTCGGAGTCGACAGCGCCATCGAAGCGGTCGGCTCTCAGGAGTCGATGATGCAGGCGATCCGCTCGACCCGCCCCGGCGGGCACGTCGGCTATGTCGGAGTCTCACATGATGTCGAGCTGCCCGGGGGAGAACTGTTCTTCGGACTCGTGCATCTGCACGGCGGACCGGCACCGGTACGCCGATTCCTGCCTGACCTCATCGACCTCATCTGGAACAGGAGAATCGAGCCGGGGAAGGTCTTCGACAAGGCGATGAGTCTCGACGACGCCGCGGCCGCGTATGCGGCGATGGACAGCCGCGAAGCCATCAAGGTTCTGCTGCGACCCTGA
- a CDS encoding helix-turn-helix transcriptional regulator, translating into MDNRAEVREFLMSRRAKITPERVGLPAGGARRVPGLRRSEVAALAGLSVEYYAKLERGAIGGASASVLDALATALMLDDTERSHLVDLARAADGIPASGRRRRPVSAAKPPHETLYWVLDSIRDAVAFVRNDAQDIVAIKELGRAFYSPIIGDGGRTPNLARFQFLDPASRDFYPDWEIFAQMCVGIIRNAAGKDPHDRAIQDLVGELSTQSETFRELWAAHDVRTHGSGTKRFNHPVVGELNLAYEELSVTAESGLALYIYTAEPGSDSYQRLQLLASWSTTPAPATSSASDSLTDERN; encoded by the coding sequence ATGGACAACCGTGCCGAGGTTCGCGAATTCCTCATGTCGCGCCGAGCGAAGATCACGCCTGAGCGGGTGGGTCTGCCCGCTGGCGGGGCCCGCAGAGTTCCGGGACTGCGACGCAGCGAGGTGGCAGCCCTCGCCGGCCTGAGTGTGGAGTACTACGCAAAGCTCGAACGAGGGGCGATCGGCGGAGCTTCCGCCTCTGTGCTCGACGCTCTCGCCACCGCGCTGATGCTCGACGATACCGAGCGCAGTCACCTCGTCGATCTGGCCCGAGCCGCCGACGGCATCCCCGCCTCGGGCAGGCGCCGGCGTCCGGTCTCAGCGGCGAAGCCACCTCATGAGACCCTCTACTGGGTGCTCGACTCGATCAGGGACGCTGTCGCGTTCGTGCGCAACGATGCGCAGGACATCGTGGCGATCAAGGAACTCGGCCGCGCCTTCTACTCGCCGATCATCGGCGACGGGGGACGCACCCCGAACCTCGCGAGATTCCAGTTCCTCGATCCGGCTTCGCGCGACTTCTACCCCGATTGGGAGATCTTCGCCCAGATGTGCGTGGGAATCATTCGCAACGCCGCCGGGAAGGACCCGCACGACCGGGCGATCCAAGACCTCGTCGGCGAACTCTCCACCCAGTCCGAGACATTCCGCGAACTGTGGGCGGCCCATGATGTGCGCACGCATGGGTCGGGCACGAAGCGCTTCAACCACCCTGTCGTCGGCGAACTCAACCTCGCCTACGAGGAATTGAGCGTGACCGCCGAATCAGGACTGGCTCTCTATATCTACACGGCCGAACCCGGTTCGGACTCCTATCAGCGACTTCAGCTGCTGGCCTCGTGGAGCACCACGCCGGCTCCGGCGACCTCCTCAGCGAGCGATTCACTTACCGACGAAAGGAACTGA
- a CDS encoding acyl-CoA thioesterase, which translates to MNFYTRKWVRPEDLNANGSLFGGSLLRWIDEEAAIYAIIQLGNHRVVTKLISEINFQASAREGDLIEMGLIATHFGRTSLTMTARVRNMITRKSILTIEKIVFVGVDEDGTPVPHGYSTITYDRDRMPHPHAEQLPE; encoded by the coding sequence ATGAACTTCTACACCCGCAAATGGGTCCGGCCCGAGGACCTCAACGCCAACGGCTCGCTCTTCGGCGGCAGTCTGCTGCGCTGGATCGACGAGGAGGCTGCGATCTATGCGATCATCCAGCTCGGCAACCACCGCGTCGTGACGAAGCTGATCTCCGAGATCAACTTCCAGGCCTCGGCACGAGAAGGCGACCTCATCGAGATGGGGCTCATCGCCACCCACTTCGGGCGCACCTCGCTGACGATGACGGCCAGGGTGCGCAATATGATCACCCGCAAGTCCATCCTCACCATCGAGAAGATCGTCTTTGTCGGAGTCGATGAGGACGGCACACCGGTTCCCCACGGCTATTCGACGATCACCTACGACCGCGATCGGATGCCCCACCCACATGCGGAGCAGCTGCCGGAGTAG
- a CDS encoding SRPBCC family protein — protein MTRIMQVSDSLVIRADAAALWEQVADPTQMPRWSPENTGASTFSAAGPLHAGDVFEGTNRRGPATWVTESVVTDSTPGKRFAFTVRRIGPRSPSIEGANASWTYEFEDLGGATRVTETWTDDRRKWPDALAWVFDHIVTRGRSFADFQRLNIRRTLTAMKDDFEREG, from the coding sequence ATGACACGAATCATGCAGGTCAGCGACAGTCTGGTGATCAGGGCGGATGCCGCCGCGCTGTGGGAGCAGGTGGCCGATCCGACGCAGATGCCGCGGTGGAGCCCGGAGAACACTGGAGCCAGCACATTCTCAGCCGCGGGGCCCCTGCACGCGGGTGACGTCTTCGAGGGCACGAACCGTCGCGGACCGGCGACGTGGGTGACCGAATCCGTCGTCACCGACTCGACGCCCGGGAAGCGCTTCGCCTTCACGGTGCGTCGGATCGGTCCCCGCTCGCCGAGCATCGAAGGCGCGAACGCGAGCTGGACGTATGAGTTCGAGGACCTCGGTGGGGCGACGCGAGTGACCGAGACGTGGACCGATGACCGCCGGAAGTGGCCCGACGCTCTTGCCTGGGTCTTCGACCACATCGTCACACGTGGGCGGAGCTTCGCCGACTTTCAGCGCCTGAACATCCGCCGGACACTCACAGCAATGAAGGATGACTTCGAACGCGAAGGATGA
- a CDS encoding GNAT family N-acetyltransferase, with protein MHPPRTLRLKFREMSLTDLDDMAALLGDPSVMEFYPAPKGRDEAAAWIEWNVRNYAEHGFGLWAVETHDGEFVGDCGLTWQTVNGTPHLEVGYHVTAAAQGKGFATEAALACRDHARRLGLGPLLVAVIHRDNRPSQRVAEKLGMRRDPSLRHASPIHEVFSMRL; from the coding sequence ATGCACCCTCCCCGGACGCTTCGTCTGAAGTTCCGCGAGATGTCGCTGACCGACCTCGACGACATGGCCGCACTGCTCGGCGATCCGTCAGTCATGGAGTTCTATCCGGCGCCCAAGGGCCGCGACGAGGCGGCTGCGTGGATCGAATGGAATGTGCGCAATTACGCGGAGCACGGTTTCGGGCTGTGGGCGGTCGAGACCCATGACGGCGAGTTCGTCGGCGACTGCGGTCTCACCTGGCAGACCGTGAACGGGACTCCTCATCTCGAGGTCGGGTATCACGTGACGGCTGCGGCTCAGGGGAAGGGCTTTGCCACCGAGGCGGCTCTGGCCTGCCGTGATCATGCACGCAGGCTCGGACTCGGGCCGCTTCTCGTCGCGGTGATCCACCGGGACAATCGGCCGTCCCAGCGGGTGGCCGAGAAGCTCGGCATGCGACGAGACCCGTCACTGCGGCATGCCTCCCCGATCCACGAGGTGTTCTCGATGAGGCTGTGA
- a CDS encoding uroporphyrinogen-III synthase yields MDQLRSDIGDELAGRRIVLTAQRRAEQLASALERHGAQIVHAPTLSVIPHIDDPELAARTGDLIDHRPDTVVVTTGVGFTGWGEVAEAAGMRDEWHAMLREARIVVRGPKARGAVQAAGLTVDWVAESETSAEIEQVLLAEGVNGQRIAVQHHGAGADGLDGAFAAAGADVRSLVIYRWGPAPDPEAVVDAVNLVAQRRCDAVAFTSAPGAAAFLAVAEEQSLLPAVIEAFNNGVLAAAVGNVTAAPLWDRGIRTVIPERFRLGALARILVSELSVSARAGQ; encoded by the coding sequence ATGGATCAGCTCCGCAGCGACATCGGCGATGAACTGGCCGGACGACGCATCGTGCTCACCGCTCAGCGGCGAGCAGAACAGCTCGCCTCCGCTCTCGAACGGCACGGAGCGCAGATCGTGCACGCTCCGACCCTGTCCGTCATTCCGCACATCGACGACCCTGAACTCGCCGCCCGTACCGGGGACCTCATCGACCACAGGCCCGACACCGTCGTGGTCACGACCGGCGTCGGATTCACCGGCTGGGGCGAGGTCGCCGAGGCTGCGGGCATGCGCGACGAGTGGCACGCGATGCTCCGAGAAGCACGGATCGTCGTTCGCGGCCCGAAAGCCCGAGGTGCGGTCCAGGCGGCCGGTCTGACGGTCGACTGGGTCGCCGAGTCCGAGACCAGCGCCGAGATCGAACAGGTGCTCCTGGCCGAAGGCGTCAACGGCCAGCGGATCGCGGTGCAGCACCACGGCGCCGGAGCCGACGGACTCGATGGGGCCTTCGCCGCGGCAGGCGCCGACGTCCGCTCACTCGTCATCTACCGCTGGGGCCCGGCGCCCGATCCGGAAGCCGTGGTCGATGCGGTCAACCTCGTTGCGCAGCGCAGATGCGACGCCGTGGCCTTCACCTCGGCGCCCGGAGCCGCCGCCTTCCTCGCCGTGGCCGAGGAGCAGAGTCTGCTGCCCGCAGTGATCGAGGCGTTCAACAACGGTGTGCTGGCGGCGGCCGTCGGCAATGTCACCGCCGCGCCGCTGTGGGACCGTGGGATCAGAACCGTGATCCCGGAGCGGTTCCGCCTCGGCGCCCTCGCCCGAATCCTCGTCAGTGAACTCAGCGTTTCGGCAAGGGCAGGACAGTGA
- a CDS encoding LysR family transcriptional regulator — translation MDTTPNDLLVLLAVSRTAKFTTAAHNLGLTHTTVSRRITALEKSLGGRVLARSADGWELTELGQRAVAVAEQMEAAVADLGHTGQGPDAVTGVVRMTATDGFSAYIASPAAAQLRRRHPGLSVEIVTVTRQALQQRSGLDIEVVVGEPRVHRAEAMKLGDYVLGLYASREYLEANGTPTSVDELDDHRLVYFVDSMLQVDDLDAPRRLFPTMKDALTSTNVFVHVEATRAGAGIGFLPCFMADLHPDLVRLFPDTVAERLPYWMVLRPDSMRRPAIAALVQALKDQMLVHHNALEGRAGGRI, via the coding sequence ATGGACACCACGCCCAATGACCTGCTCGTGCTGCTCGCCGTCTCCCGCACCGCGAAGTTCACGACGGCCGCGCACAACCTCGGGCTGACCCACACGACGGTCTCGCGCCGCATCACCGCCTTGGAGAAGTCTCTCGGAGGGCGGGTGCTCGCCCGCTCCGCAGACGGCTGGGAGCTGACGGAGCTCGGGCAGAGGGCCGTCGCCGTGGCCGAACAGATGGAGGCCGCGGTCGCCGACCTCGGACACACGGGACAGGGACCGGACGCGGTCACCGGAGTCGTACGGATGACCGCCACCGACGGGTTCAGCGCCTACATCGCCTCTCCGGCGGCGGCCCAGCTGCGCCGTCGACATCCGGGACTGAGCGTCGAGATCGTCACCGTCACCCGGCAGGCCCTGCAGCAACGCTCGGGACTCGACATCGAAGTCGTCGTCGGCGAACCCCGCGTCCATCGTGCGGAGGCGATGAAGCTCGGCGACTACGTGCTCGGCCTCTACGCCTCACGCGAGTATCTGGAGGCAAACGGCACCCCGACCTCGGTGGACGAATTGGATGACCACCGCCTCGTCTACTTCGTCGACTCCATGCTCCAGGTCGATGACCTCGATGCGCCGAGGCGGCTCTTCCCGACCATGAAAGATGCCCTGACCTCGACGAACGTCTTCGTCCATGTGGAGGCCACCCGTGCCGGTGCCGGCATCGGATTCCTGCCGTGTTTCATGGCCGACCTGCACCCGGACCTCGTGCGCCTCTTCCCCGACACTGTGGCTGAACGTCTGCCATATTGGATGGTGCTGCGGCCCGACTCGATGCGTCGACCCGCTATCGCCGCGCTCGTGCAGGCGCTGAAGGATCAGATGCTCGTTCACCACAATGCCCTCGAAGGACGAGCCGGAGGCAGAATATGA